From a single Eleginops maclovinus isolate JMC-PN-2008 ecotype Puerto Natales chromosome 20, JC_Emac_rtc_rv5, whole genome shotgun sequence genomic region:
- the LOC134882385 gene encoding protein FAM200A-like, with amino-acid sequence MVACDSLMVMSCVANLTYYSLRTVLRAKLTHIYKHSRREYFKIGCSTANICYICTSLAIYLAPMDRFVVRKVPEGQAAMTEGQAATTEGQAATIGQGQASEASTSQKRRKRKYNEEYVKYGFTVTTDRAGEEVPLCFVCSTILCNEAMKPSKLTRHMETHHVHLKAKPVEYMQQMLRDFKGQQATMRKSAKINENALKASYLVALRVAKSKKPHTIAEQLILPAAIDMCRAMVSEECANKLKTIPLSDNTIGRRIGEMANDVKDQLMAKLQTVLFSLQIDETTDVTNDAQLLTFVRYEDSGTMCEEFLFCKPLPGRTTGVEIFKALDDFFTEHNISWQRCVALCSDGARAMSGSKTGLFAHVRRVAPGVIWTHCLIHREALASKDLSVELSGVFDVVVKTVNFIKRNALNTRLFSSLCHDLGSEHSSLLYHSEVRWLSRGAVLARVFELRGAIYEFLCEKHSDLASNFNDSYWLTKLAYLTDVFAELNKLNSSMQGRDANVMQLYEKLDAFVKKMSKWIERVESNNLAMFPSVEEYPDSTDINDTICEHLRKLVRQFAKYFTDSEEWRRDSKWILLPFSDDASVGSSLTAVEEDKLIEMSTDSVRRHMYDTQPLVKFWISCQTEFPQLAAKAMRCLLPFPTTYLCESGFSTLAYLKNKYRARLDPENDMRLSLSTISPRIDRLCGLHHAQISH; translated from the coding sequence atggtagcctgtgattcgctaatggtaatgagttgcgtcgctaacctcacttattattcattacgtacagtcttgcgagcaaagttgacacacatttataagcatagccgacgagagtattttaagataggttgtagtacagcaaacatttgttacatatgtactagtctagctatatatctagcaccaatggatcgttttgtagtgaggaaagtgccagagggacaggctgccatgacagagggtcaggctgccacgacagagggacaggccgccacgatagggcaaggacaggcttccgaagcgtcaacttcgcaaaaaagacgaaaaagaaaatacaatgaggaatatgttaaatatggattcacagtgacgacagacagagcaggagaggaggtaccactgtgtttcgtatgttcaacaattctctgtaatgaagctatgaagccgtcgaaacttacgcggcatatggagacgcatcacgtccacttgaaggccaaacccgttgagtacatgcaacagatgttgcgtgatttcaaaggacagcaggctaccatgaggaagagtgcaaaaataaatgaaaacgcactgaaagcatcgtatctggtcgctctcagggttgcaaaaagtaagaagccccataccattgcagagcagcttatattgccagcagccatagatatgtgcagagctatggtaagcgaagaatgtgccaacaaattaaaaactattccgttgtcagacaacacaatcggaagacgaattggggaaatggcaaatgatgtcaaagaccagctgatggcaaaacttcagacagttctgttttcccttcaaatcgacgagacgacagatgttactaatgatgcgcaactgttaacatttgtgcgatacgaggacagtggcactatgtgcgaggaatttcttttttgcaaaccactgcccgggcgaactaccggtgtagaaatatttaaagcactggacgattttttcacggagcacaatatctcgtggcagaggtgcgttgcattatgcagcgatggggcccgagccatgagtggcagcaagactggactgtttgcgcatgtaaggagggtggctccgggggtaatttggacacactgcctgattcatagagaggctctcgcctccaaagatctcagtgttgagctcagtggtgtgtttgatgtcgttgtcaagacggtcaacttcataaaacgaaacgcattgaatacacgcctgttttcatccctatgccatgacttgggaagtgaacacagctctctcctttatcattcagaggtgcgttggctgtctcgcggcgctgtgctcgcccgtgtgtttgaactacgcggagctatctacgagttcttgtgcgagaagcattctgatctggcttccaatttcaacgatagttactggttaactaagctggcgtacctcacagatgtttttgcagagctgaacaagttgaacagctccatgcaagggagagatgcaaacgtcatgcagctctacgagaagctcgacgcatttgtgaaaaaaatgtcaaagtggatcgaacgagtggagagcaataacttggcgatgtttccttcagttgaggaataccctgacagcactgacatcaacgacactatatgtgagcatttgaggaagcttgtgcgtcaattcgcaaagtacttcactgattcggaagagtggcgccgtgacagcaagtggatcctgctcccattcagtgacgatgcatcagtagggtcaagtctgacggctgtggaagaggataagctgattgagatgtccacagactctgtcaggaggcatatgtacgacacacagccccttgttaaattctggataagttgccagacagaatttccacagcttgctgcaaaagcaatgaggtgtcttttgccctttccaaccacatacctgtgtgagagtggtttttctacactggcgtacttaaagaataagtacagggctaggcttgatccagagaatgacatgagactgtctctgtctaccatttcgccacgaatagacaggctgtgtggacttcaccacgcccagatatcacactga